Proteins encoded together in one Undibacterium sp. CCC3.4 window:
- a CDS encoding Ig-like domain-containing protein has translation MEPSTLKQKIKLPTSQEMTDKSAPHGTAAPALAVSTHTIEAARPPRPSADKAKSKLLADVDAAPTVTAPAATATPVNLAAPSAPAFRLLDNKGKQTGQINNGDRTDDNTTMMMGNARPGDTIAIYNHGQQIASVKAKANGSWTYVPTLEDGAHTLSIVVSGIGRATGLASEAVNFTVATKAAPVIAPPAFEMFDDLGALVQANGYASSIQPQLSYTDPTLAKHTIHIYIDGKLSGTAEVDDSGFWFYAPPEELSLSEGQHSVSVSASYQDNVSAASAPFQFTVDITPPAKPTFTVTDEQAQPLSELTDCMLPQLQGQAEIGATVTIYNGVTELGIATVNPDDNSWKFEFDAPLDDGEYHFKIRVSDAAGNHSEFSEQFDFNLDTSVPLIPPATPTIAIEGVVEAALSNHSQPTLKGTGPRNTRVSIFANDTEIGSADVDQNGDWTFPLSAALKDGTYRFSAIAIDTSQAQVMHSAASEPVYFTLDATATATPSCSVINEAGIELASGGTLASTHTRPVLHGKGTPGDFIRIEGQGDVVLGRVKIDSAGNWTFPLPQALSSGEHSFQISAYDLAGNPEQTISMAFSIAPVPLNIPAAPTIFIEGMAAAALSNHSQPTLKGTGPRNTRISIFANDNEIGSADVDQNGNWTFPLSSALTDGTYRFIAIAIDASQTQVVHSAASEPVSFTLDATATAAPTEVFITTGAGIDVTSGATLAATDTRPVLHGKGTPGDFIRISDSRRVQYGTVQIDDNGDWTFQFKNHQSIGAKSYIISAYDLAANPVQSIIVDLTIPPAAPTIAIVGLAEAALSNNSQPILTGTGLRNTRVNISANDTEIGSADVDQNGNWTFPLSATLTDGSYSFSAITVHTAKAPGTQSPQVTHSAASEPVSFTLDATATATPSCSVINEAGIELASGGTLASTHTRPVLQGKGTPGDFIRIEGQGNVLLGRVEIDGDGNWTFPLPQALSSGAHSFQISAYDLAGNPEQTISMDFSIAAAPVITPVVEIDIDAPAKPSFDVWDRIKGYSQLQEGDTIDDPRPVLQGSGIPGHVIRIYDGDTLLLTNVINSCGKWRADLMQDLGNGAHQFRITETDLNGKTSQFSDPLNFQLDATDYLASVDHLSLVVRHAVADDDFPRIYFTSSHRGKLHIKIYDDGGDLIQDSVVSLPEGNFSYGPGWLLEGNYRFEASISNDTTGQPGDWNAAHADATWSRPVSGTFASVAPEGSSWHRAAPLAQEELSGIEQLADGERSTAEPQTAEATLPVGAEVAVKQLATLPFSIEQLLAAAPTEFSDLPVFAPASTPASLSETLAAASSAAYLSACQIEQLMQQQEAGLMY, from the coding sequence ATGGAGCCATCTACTTTGAAACAGAAAATCAAGCTGCCAACTTCTCAGGAAATGACTGACAAGTCAGCCCCACACGGCACAGCAGCACCGGCGCTGGCCGTCTCCACTCACACCATTGAAGCAGCACGACCACCCCGTCCATCCGCCGATAAAGCCAAGTCCAAGCTGCTCGCCGATGTCGACGCCGCCCCAACAGTCACCGCGCCGGCCGCCACCGCAACGCCAGTCAATCTCGCAGCGCCCAGCGCACCGGCCTTCCGCCTGCTCGATAACAAAGGCAAGCAAACCGGCCAAATTAACAATGGCGACCGCACCGACGACAATACCACCATGATGATGGGCAACGCCAGACCAGGCGACACCATCGCCATCTACAACCATGGCCAGCAGATCGCCAGCGTCAAAGCCAAGGCTAACGGTTCCTGGACCTACGTGCCAACCCTTGAAGATGGCGCGCACACCCTCTCCATCGTCGTCAGCGGCATTGGCCGCGCCACTGGCCTCGCCAGCGAAGCCGTCAACTTCACCGTCGCCACCAAAGCAGCCCCAGTGATTGCACCACCCGCCTTCGAAATGTTCGATGATCTGGGCGCATTGGTGCAAGCCAATGGCTATGCCAGCTCGATTCAGCCGCAACTGAGCTATACCGATCCAACGCTGGCCAAGCACACCATCCATATTTATATCGATGGCAAACTGAGCGGCACAGCCGAGGTCGATGACAGCGGCTTCTGGTTTTACGCCCCGCCCGAGGAACTCTCACTCTCCGAAGGTCAGCACAGCGTCAGCGTGAGCGCCAGCTACCAAGATAATGTCAGCGCAGCAAGCGCGCCCTTCCAGTTCACCGTCGACATCACGCCGCCGGCAAAACCAACATTTACGGTCACCGACGAGCAAGCGCAACCGCTGTCAGAACTGACTGACTGCATGCTGCCACAACTGCAAGGCCAAGCAGAAATCGGCGCTACCGTCACCATCTACAACGGCGTCACAGAACTCGGTATTGCCACCGTCAATCCGGACGATAACAGCTGGAAGTTCGAGTTCGATGCACCACTTGATGATGGTGAATACCACTTCAAGATCCGGGTAAGCGATGCCGCCGGCAATCACAGTGAATTCAGCGAGCAGTTTGATTTCAACCTCGACACCAGCGTACCGCTGATCCCCCCCGCCACCCCCACCATTGCCATCGAAGGCGTGGTCGAGGCAGCGCTGAGCAACCATTCCCAGCCTACCCTCAAAGGCACGGGCCCGCGCAACACCCGCGTCAGCATTTTTGCCAACGATACAGAAATCGGCAGCGCCGACGTCGATCAAAATGGCGACTGGACTTTCCCGCTCAGCGCCGCGCTGAAAGACGGCACCTACCGCTTTAGCGCCATCGCCATCGACACCAGCCAGGCGCAAGTCATGCACAGCGCCGCCAGCGAGCCGGTCTACTTTACACTCGACGCCACCGCCACGGCCACACCAAGCTGCAGCGTCATCAATGAAGCCGGCATCGAGCTCGCTTCCGGCGGCACGCTTGCCAGCACCCACACCCGCCCTGTTTTGCATGGCAAAGGTACGCCCGGTGACTTTATCCGTATCGAAGGCCAAGGTGATGTGGTACTCGGCCGCGTGAAAATCGATAGCGCTGGCAACTGGACTTTCCCGCTCCCGCAAGCCCTGTCGAGTGGCGAGCATAGCTTCCAGATCAGCGCTTACGACTTGGCCGGCAATCCAGAGCAAACCATCAGCATGGCCTTCAGTATCGCCCCCGTTCCACTGAACATACCCGCAGCCCCCACCATCTTCATCGAAGGCATGGCAGCGGCAGCGCTGAGCAACCATTCCCAGCCCACCCTCAAAGGCACGGGCCCGCGCAACACCCGCATCAGTATTTTTGCCAACGATAATGAAATCGGCAGCGCCGACGTCGATCAAAATGGCAACTGGACTTTCCCGCTCAGTAGCGCGCTGACAGACGGCACCTACCGCTTTATTGCCATCGCCATCGACGCCAGCCAGACGCAAGTCGTGCACAGCGCCGCCAGCGAGCCGGTCAGCTTCACTCTCGACGCTACCGCCACGGCCGCACCGACGGAGGTCTTCATCACCACGGGTGCCGGCATCGACGTCACTTCCGGTGCCACGCTTGCCGCCACCGATACCCGCCCTGTTTTGCACGGAAAAGGTACGCCTGGCGACTTTATTCGCATCTCAGACAGTCGGCGTGTTCAATACGGCACCGTTCAAATCGATGACAACGGCGACTGGACTTTCCAGTTCAAAAACCACCAGTCGATTGGCGCGAAGAGTTACATAATCAGCGCTTACGACTTGGCCGCTAATCCGGTGCAATCCATCATTGTCGATTTAACCATCCCGCCCGCAGCGCCCACCATTGCCATCGTCGGCCTGGCCGAGGCAGCGCTGAGCAACAATTCCCAGCCTATCCTCACCGGCACTGGCCTGCGCAACACCCGCGTCAACATTTCTGCCAACGATACAGAAATCGGCAGCGCCGACGTCGATCAAAACGGTAACTGGACTTTCCCGCTCAGCGCCACGCTGACAGACGGTAGCTACAGCTTTAGCGCCATCACCGTCCACACCGCCAAAGCGCCAGGCACGCAAAGCCCCCAAGTCACACACAGCGCCGCCAGCGAACCGGTCAGCTTCACTCTCGACGCTACCGCCACGGCCACACCAAGCTGCAGCGTCATCAATGAAGCCGGCATCGAGCTCGCTTCCGGCGGCACGCTTGCCAGTACCCATACCCGCCCTGTTTTGCAAGGCAAAGGTACGCCCGGTGACTTTATCCGCATCGAAGGCCAGGGCAATGTGCTACTCGGCCGCGTCGAAATCGATGGCGATGGCAACTGGACTTTCCCGCTGCCGCAAGCCCTGTCGAGTGGCGCGCATAGCTTCCAGATCAGCGCTTACGACTTGGCCGGCAATCCGGAGCAAACCATCAGCATGGATTTCAGCATCGCCGCAGCGCCGGTGATTACCCCTGTCGTCGAGATCGACATTGATGCACCGGCGAAACCGAGCTTCGACGTCTGGGATAGAATCAAGGGCTACAGCCAACTGCAAGAAGGTGACACCATTGATGATCCGCGCCCGGTCTTACAAGGCAGCGGCATCCCAGGACATGTGATTCGCATCTACGATGGCGACACCCTGCTGTTGACCAACGTCATTAATTCATGCGGTAAATGGCGCGCTGATCTGATGCAGGATTTAGGGAATGGTGCCCATCAGTTCCGCATCACCGAAACCGATCTGAACGGCAAGACCAGCCAATTCAGCGATCCGCTGAACTTCCAACTCGATGCCACCGATTATCTGGCCAGCGTTGATCATCTGAGCCTTGTCGTACGACATGCGGTAGCGGACGATGATTTTCCGCGTATCTATTTCACCTCATCGCACCGTGGCAAGCTCCACATCAAAATTTACGATGACGGCGGTGATCTGATACAGGATAGCGTTGTCTCGCTGCCGGAAGGGAATTTCAGCTACGGACCAGGCTGGCTGCTGGAAGGCAATTATCGTTTCGAAGCTTCGATCAGCAACGATACCACCGGTCAACCCGGCGACTGGAACGCCGCGCATGCTGACGCCACTTGGAGTCGCCCGGTCAGTGGCACTTTTGCCAGTGTCGCGCCGGAAGGCTCAAGCTGGCATCGCGCCGCGCCGCTCGCGCAAGAAGAACTGTCCGGTATCGAACAACTGGCCGATGGCGAACGCAGCACCGCAGAACCGCAAACGGCCGAAGCAACACTGCCGGTCGGCGCAGAGGTCGCAGTCAAGCAACTCGCAACACTGCCGTTTTCCATCGAGCAACTGTTGGCAGCCGCGCCAACAGAGTTCAGCGATCTGCCAGTCTTCGCGCCGGCGTCCACGCCAGCATCGCTATCGGAAACGCTGGCGGCCGCCTCCAGCGCCGCTTATCTGAGCGCTTGCCAAATCGAGCAATTGATGCAGCAACAAGAGGCCGGCCTGATGTATTGA
- the pepN gene encoding aminopeptidase N → MRNDIATTPTSIFRKDYVAPGFWVDTVEMGFDLDLQATHVATRITLRRNHDSSERDLVLFGASLKLLQLRMNGVNLKKSAYRIDGETLRISNAPDEILLEIETLINPQKNTSLSGLYASNGNLITQCEAEGFRKITWFPDRPDVMAKYTVMLRGDKKQFPVLLGNGNLIDHGDLGDGRHFAKWEDPFNKPSYLFALVAGKLVCQEENYRLQSGRKVLLQVWVEPGNLDKTQHAMDSLKNSIHWDEQRFGLELDLDRFMIVATSDFNMGAMENKGLNIFNTKFVLANPSLATDIDYAGIESVVGHEYFHNWTGNRVTCRDWFQLSLKEGLTVFRDQEFSADLVGSATGRAVKRIEDVRVLRQVQFSEDAGPMAHPVRPDSFVEINNFYTVTIYEKGAEVVRMYYTLLGHDGFRKGMDLYFARHDGQAVTCDDFRAAMADSSGRDLSQFERWYSQAGTARVHAVGSYDAEQRSYTLTLTQSCPATPGQAEKLPFHIPVALGLLDAAGNDIALHCEAYPQTAGATSLVLELCQASQSFLFTDVAAAPVPSLLRNFSAPVVLDYDYSDADLSLLLAHDSDPFNRWEAGQRLATRRLVKLTRAVQDELPLELDEAFIAALRSTLADTTLDPAFRELVLTLPSELMIAEQFEVVDPQAIHRARQFMRSTLTQHLRVELLSAYESNLTPGKYSPDAASMAKRGLKNLALSYLLEWADSSTFALALTQFDEAQNMTDRLAALAALTNFKGNARQRIQALACLKKFYRDFKQEALVIDKWFALQAVADTTDVAVVRGLMAHAAFTLGNPNRARSLTFSFCNANPARFHAADGSGYALWAELVIALNKTNPQVAARLARSLDRWQKYPLALQELMKAALRKVADSKKLSNDVLEVVSKALAAAA, encoded by the coding sequence ATGCGTAACGATATCGCGACTACCCCGACTAGCATTTTTCGCAAAGATTATGTCGCCCCCGGCTTTTGGGTTGACACCGTGGAAATGGGTTTTGACCTCGATTTGCAGGCAACCCATGTCGCTACCCGCATCACTCTGCGCCGCAATCATGACAGCAGCGAGCGCGATCTGGTGTTGTTCGGTGCTTCCTTGAAGTTATTGCAATTACGCATGAACGGCGTGAATCTGAAAAAATCGGCTTATCGCATCGATGGCGAAACATTGCGTATAAGTAATGCTCCTGATGAAATCTTGCTCGAAATTGAAACCCTCATCAATCCGCAGAAAAACACCTCGCTCTCGGGTTTGTACGCGTCCAATGGCAATTTGATCACGCAATGCGAAGCCGAAGGCTTCCGCAAGATCACTTGGTTCCCCGACCGTCCCGACGTGATGGCGAAATACACCGTGATGTTGCGCGGTGATAAAAAACAATTCCCGGTCTTGCTCGGTAATGGCAATTTGATCGATCACGGTGATCTCGGTGATGGCCGCCATTTCGCCAAATGGGAAGACCCATTCAACAAACCTTCTTATTTGTTCGCGCTGGTCGCCGGCAAGTTGGTGTGTCAAGAAGAAAATTATCGTCTGCAGTCGGGCCGCAAAGTTTTGCTGCAAGTCTGGGTTGAGCCGGGAAATCTGGATAAAACCCAGCATGCCATGGATTCACTTAAAAACAGCATACACTGGGATGAGCAACGCTTCGGTCTGGAGCTTGATCTCGATCGCTTCATGATCGTCGCTACCAGCGACTTCAATATGGGTGCGATGGAAAACAAAGGTTTGAATATTTTCAACACCAAGTTTGTCCTGGCCAACCCGAGTCTGGCAACCGATATCGATTACGCCGGCATTGAATCGGTCGTCGGACATGAGTACTTCCATAACTGGACCGGTAACCGCGTCACTTGTCGCGACTGGTTCCAACTCTCGCTCAAAGAGGGTTTGACGGTCTTCCGCGATCAAGAATTTTCGGCCGACCTGGTCGGCAGTGCCACCGGGCGCGCCGTCAAGCGCATCGAAGACGTGCGGGTATTGCGTCAGGTGCAGTTCTCTGAAGATGCCGGTCCTATGGCGCATCCGGTGCGGCCTGATTCCTTTGTGGAAATCAATAATTTTTATACCGTCACGATTTACGAAAAGGGCGCCGAAGTGGTGCGCATGTATTACACCCTGCTCGGTCATGATGGCTTTCGCAAAGGCATGGATTTGTACTTCGCTCGGCATGATGGCCAAGCCGTGACCTGCGATGATTTCCGTGCCGCCATGGCCGATTCCAGCGGCCGCGATCTGAGTCAATTCGAACGTTGGTACAGCCAAGCCGGCACCGCGCGCGTGCATGCCGTCGGCAGCTATGATGCGGAACAACGCAGTTATACGCTGACGCTGACGCAATCTTGCCCGGCTACGCCAGGGCAGGCAGAAAAACTGCCGTTCCATATTCCGGTCGCGCTCGGCTTGCTCGATGCTGCCGGCAATGATATCGCGTTGCACTGCGAGGCTTACCCACAAACGGCCGGTGCCACGTCGCTGGTGCTGGAATTGTGCCAAGCCAGCCAAAGCTTCCTGTTTACCGATGTGGCAGCCGCGCCGGTGCCATCGCTGTTGCGTAATTTTTCAGCCCCAGTGGTGCTGGACTACGACTACAGCGATGCCGATCTCAGCCTCTTGTTAGCGCATGACAGCGACCCGTTCAATCGCTGGGAAGCCGGCCAGCGTCTGGCCACACGCCGTTTGGTCAAGCTCACTCGCGCCGTGCAAGACGAGCTGCCGCTGGAACTCGATGAAGCCTTCATTGCCGCCCTACGCAGCACCCTCGCTGACACGACGCTCGATCCGGCGTTCCGCGAACTGGTGTTGACCCTGCCATCGGAATTGATGATTGCCGAACAATTTGAGGTAGTCGATCCGCAAGCGATTCATCGCGCGCGGCAATTCATGCGCAGCACGCTGACGCAGCATTTACGCGTCGAATTGCTCAGTGCGTATGAAAGTAATCTGACGCCCGGTAAGTACAGCCCCGATGCCGCTTCCATGGCCAAGCGCGGTTTGAAAAATCTGGCCCTGTCTTATTTGCTTGAGTGGGCTGACAGCAGCACGTTCGCGCTGGCACTGACGCAGTTCGACGAGGCGCAGAATATGACAGACCGTTTGGCGGCGCTGGCAGCACTGACGAATTTCAAAGGCAATGCAAGGCAACGCATACAGGCGCTGGCCTGCCTGAAGAAATTTTACCGCGACTTCAAACAAGAAGCCTTGGTCATCGATAAATGGTTTGCCTTGCAAGCCGTGGCCGATACCACTGATGTCGCCGTGGTGCGCGGCTTGATGGCGCACGCCGCGTTCACACTGGGTAACCCGAATCGCGCGCGCAGCTTGACTTTCAGCTTTTGCAACGCGAATCCGGCGCGCTTTCATGCTGCCGATGGCAGCGGTTACGCCTTATGGGCTGAACTGGTGATTGCTCTTAATAAAACCAACCCGCAAGTGGCGGCCCGTCTGGCACGCAGTCTCGACCGCTGGCAGAAATACCCGTTGGCCTTGCAAGAATTAATGAAAGCCGCTTTACGCAAAGTGGCCGACAGTAAAAAACTCTCGAACGATGTGCTGGAAGTGGTCAGTAAAGCCTTGGCCGCCGCCGCTTAA
- a CDS encoding TetR/AcrR family transcriptional regulator: protein MTVPERQTDRKRAAILQAAIAEFRRNGFAATSMDQIAATAGVSKRTVYNHFPGKEDLFEAILLQLWHSATTEQHLLYQHGVALSEQLRPFLQSKLHMFGDLDFLDLVRVAVAATIHTPERARDIVDRLRGSETAIVSWLRAAQADQQLRAADPVLMADMLLGQLKSLAFWPQVAMGQAALDAVQQEQVLSVTLGLFLAYYQSS from the coding sequence ATGACTGTACCAGAGCGTCAGACTGATCGTAAACGCGCCGCCATTTTGCAGGCTGCGATAGCCGAATTTCGCCGCAACGGTTTTGCCGCCACCAGCATGGATCAGATTGCTGCCACGGCCGGTGTCTCCAAGCGTACCGTGTACAACCATTTTCCCGGTAAGGAAGATTTGTTTGAGGCGATATTGCTGCAGCTCTGGCACAGTGCCACGACCGAGCAACATTTGCTGTATCAGCACGGCGTGGCGCTCAGTGAGCAATTGCGGCCTTTTCTGCAAAGCAAACTGCACATGTTCGGCGATCTGGACTTCCTCGATCTGGTTCGCGTTGCCGTCGCGGCGACGATTCATACACCAGAGCGTGCCCGCGACATCGTCGACCGCCTGCGCGGGAGTGAAACTGCGATTGTCAGTTGGCTGCGCGCGGCCCAAGCCGACCAGCAACTACGTGCCGCTGATCCGGTACTGATGGCCGATATGTTGCTTGGGCAATTGAAATCGCTGGCTTTTTGGCCCCAAGTTGCGATGGGGCAGGCGGCGTTGGATGCGGTGCAGCAAGAGCAAGTACTCAGTGTAACGCTGGGTTTATTCCTCGCTTATTATCAAAGTAGCTGA
- a CDS encoding cell envelope integrity protein TolA, which produces MIQTPSPHYDDFSRQKTGQWRAPVLAALVHLFLILFLWIGIHWQNEQSVAVEAEVWDLTTREAAAPLAEPPPPPPPTPVEREIVAAPRPPEPVLEDPEIALQQEKQKLNLAKQKKLALEREQAREQERKQEQRAADLLAQEKELQKRDKERALQAKKDNDKQKVQDKERQDQASKQQLAKDQAARDKAFKENMSRLNAQAGVSAAGGNGSNGTAAKSTGNNRGDPSYGATIAAKIRANTIYNVPDMVAGNPAVDYHIELLPDGSLRGPIRKLKSSGIPGFDEAVAKGIEKSQPFPKDKSGNAAVNLDLHYKMKEE; this is translated from the coding sequence ATGATTCAAACACCTTCGCCTCACTACGATGACTTTTCTCGGCAGAAAACGGGGCAATGGCGTGCGCCTGTGCTGGCCGCACTGGTTCATTTATTCTTGATTTTATTCTTATGGATAGGCATACACTGGCAAAATGAGCAATCTGTCGCCGTCGAAGCCGAAGTCTGGGATCTGACTACGCGTGAAGCTGCCGCACCGCTGGCAGAGCCGCCACCGCCGCCACCGCCAACTCCGGTAGAACGTGAAATCGTGGCCGCACCACGGCCGCCCGAGCCAGTGCTGGAAGATCCAGAAATTGCTCTTCAGCAAGAAAAACAAAAATTGAATCTGGCCAAGCAGAAGAAACTGGCACTGGAACGTGAACAAGCGCGTGAACAAGAGCGCAAGCAAGAGCAACGTGCCGCCGATTTGCTGGCGCAAGAAAAAGAATTGCAAAAACGAGATAAAGAACGCGCTTTGCAAGCTAAAAAAGATAATGACAAGCAAAAAGTGCAAGATAAAGAGCGCCAGGATCAAGCGAGCAAGCAGCAATTGGCGAAAGACCAAGCTGCCCGTGACAAGGCATTCAAAGAAAATATGTCGCGTCTCAACGCTCAAGCCGGCGTCAGCGCTGCCGGTGGCAACGGCAGTAATGGGACGGCGGCCAAATCGACGGGCAATAATCGCGGCGATCCGAGTTACGGCGCAACGATTGCGGCCAAAATTCGCGCTAACACGATTTACAATGTGCCAGATATGGTCGCCGGTAATCCTGCCGTCGACTATCATATCGAATTATTACCAGATGGTTCTTTACGTGGCCCTATTCGCAAGCTCAAATCGTCCGGTATTCCCGGCTTTGATGAAGCCGTCGCTAAGGGTATAGAAAAGTCTCAGCCATTTCCCAAAGATAAATCGGGCAATGCCGCCGTGAATTTGGATCTGCATTACAAAATGAAAGAAGAGTAA
- a CDS encoding class 1 fructose-bisphosphatase, translating into MKRVSLTQYLVEEQRLNNSIPAELRLLIEVVARACKTISHAVGKGALGEVLGTAGSENVQGEVQKKLDILSNEILLEANEWGGHLAAMASEEMETIHPIPNRYPMGEYMLLFDPLDGSSNIDVNVSIGTIFSVLKAPDGMAAPTEQDFLQPGSKQVAAGYAVYGPQTVLVFTTGNGVNCFTLDREMGSWVLTQRNMQIPQETSEFAINASNMRHWHAPVTRYVDELLAGKTGPRERDFNMRWVASMVADVHRILNRGGVFLYPADLREPDKAGKLRLMYEANPMAFIVEQAGGAATNGSVRMLDLQPTALHQRVPVFLGSKNEVERVTAYHQKSD; encoded by the coding sequence ATGAAACGTGTCAGCCTGACCCAGTATCTGGTCGAAGAACAGCGCCTCAACAATTCGATTCCGGCCGAATTGCGGCTTCTTATAGAAGTGGTTGCGCGCGCCTGTAAAACCATCAGCCATGCGGTCGGCAAGGGTGCGCTGGGAGAAGTTCTCGGCACGGCAGGCAGTGAAAATGTTCAGGGTGAAGTACAGAAGAAACTCGATATTTTATCGAATGAGATTCTGCTCGAAGCCAATGAGTGGGGTGGCCATTTAGCTGCGATGGCATCGGAAGAAATGGAAACCATCCATCCTATTCCTAACCGTTATCCTATGGGCGAATACATGTTGTTGTTCGATCCGCTGGATGGTTCGAGCAATATCGACGTCAATGTGTCGATCGGAACAATTTTTTCCGTGCTCAAAGCACCGGATGGGATGGCGGCACCGACTGAGCAAGATTTCCTCCAGCCTGGCAGCAAGCAAGTCGCCGCCGGTTACGCCGTCTACGGCCCACAAACCGTACTGGTTTTCACCACAGGGAACGGCGTCAATTGCTTCACGCTCGACCGTGAAATGGGTTCTTGGGTATTAACTCAGCGCAATATGCAAATTCCGCAGGAAACCAGTGAATTTGCTATCAATGCCTCGAATATGCGTCACTGGCATGCGCCGGTTACGCGCTATGTCGATGAACTGTTGGCGGGTAAAACCGGCCCGCGCGAACGCGATTTCAATATGCGTTGGGTCGCCTCCATGGTGGCTGACGTACATCGTATTCTGAATCGCGGCGGGGTTTTCCTGTACCCGGCCGATTTGCGTGAACCGGACAAGGCCGGCAAATTGCGTCTGATGTATGAAGCCAATCCTATGGCCTTCATCGTCGAACAAGCCGGTGGTGCTGCCACCAATGGCAGCGTGCGCATGCTCGATTTGCAGCCGACGGCTTTGCATCAGCGGGTACCGGTCTTCCTCGGTTCCAAGAATGAGGTGGAACGCGTTACTGCTTATCATCAAAAATCTGACTAG
- a CDS encoding MBL fold metallo-hydrolase — MTMNTARTQHEMAPNPAPSPALKQGKKFLNQRRIKEPSFLKTLRIAWRFLFNKPSNTVPSGSIPVHELSLAQLLAAPDQTLYRLGHSTLLMKLHGAFFLTDPVFSERASPFQWMGPQRFHQAPISIADLPPIKAVLLSHDHYDHLDRAAILQLADKVEFFLTPIGVGERLISWGIAAEKVKQSSWWQSRRLHEIDFVFTPAQHFSGRSLSDCDQSLWGSWTILTRDQRIFFSGDSGYFPGFKQIGDAYGPFDLTLIETGAYDEQWPDVHMQPEQSLQAHLDLRGKYLLPIHNGTFDLSLHAWYEPFERIVALAAAQQVRISTPQMGEAVDISEPQVGQRWWLFPHTRREPMALQAALAE; from the coding sequence ATGACCATGAACACCGCACGCACTCAGCACGAAATGGCACCAAACCCGGCACCAAGCCCGGCACTGAAACAAGGCAAAAAATTTCTCAACCAGCGCCGTATTAAAGAGCCAAGTTTTTTGAAAACACTGCGCATCGCCTGGCGTTTCCTGTTTAATAAGCCGTCGAACACTGTGCCCAGTGGCAGCATTCCTGTGCATGAATTGAGCTTGGCTCAATTGCTCGCCGCCCCCGACCAGACCCTGTACCGGCTCGGTCACTCGACCCTATTAATGAAATTGCACGGTGCTTTTTTCCTCACCGACCCGGTGTTTTCTGAGCGTGCCTCGCCATTTCAATGGATGGGACCGCAGCGCTTCCACCAAGCACCAATCAGCATCGCCGACCTGCCACCGATCAAAGCGGTACTGTTATCGCACGACCATTACGATCACCTTGATCGCGCTGCCATTCTGCAACTGGCCGATAAAGTCGAATTTTTTCTCACGCCCATCGGCGTTGGTGAGCGCTTGATCAGTTGGGGCATTGCCGCGGAAAAGGTCAAACAATCGAGCTGGTGGCAAAGTCGCCGCTTGCATGAAATCGACTTCGTATTCACGCCGGCACAACATTTTTCCGGGCGCAGCCTGAGCGACTGCGATCAATCTTTGTGGGGGTCTTGGACTATCCTGACGCGCGACCAAAGAATTTTCTTCAGCGGCGACTCCGGCTATTTCCCCGGTTTCAAGCAAATCGGGGATGCCTACGGGCCCTTCGATCTGACCCTGATAGAAACCGGTGCTTATGATGAACAATGGCCCGACGTGCACATGCAGCCGGAACAATCGCTGCAAGCCCATCTCGATTTGCGCGGCAAGTATTTGCTGCCGATTCACAACGGTACCTTCGATTTGTCGTTGCATGCCTGGTACGAGCCGTTCGAGCGTATCGTGGCACTGGCGGCGGCCCAGCAAGTACGCATCAGTACGCCACAAATGGGGGAAGCGGTCGACATCAGCGAGCCGCAAGTGGGCCAGCGTTGGTGGTTGTTTCCCCATACCCGGCGCGAACCGATGGCCTTGCAAGCGGCACTGGCAGAGTAA
- a CDS encoding DUF4136 domain-containing protein yields MKRFIPAGVMLLTLFLSGCASTFTSQVSSFHEWPANAQNTTYILERAPAQENNPEYKFYENTLRQQLGLHGFSEAALGAKPNLKIGMQYASSLSEVQVMPLWQPSMYDPYWRMHFSHVYYYGPYGSYGPYFGLRQFAPRPLELSVNPYYLHQLDITMSEVDSERKLANIKVSSEQVSPHISEYMPYLIESALYGFPQKNGSTVTLELPLHKAEPAAASR; encoded by the coding sequence ATGAAACGTTTTATCCCTGCCGGGGTCATGCTGCTCACTTTATTCTTGAGCGGCTGTGCCAGCACCTTTACCAGTCAGGTCAGCAGTTTTCATGAATGGCCGGCCAATGCGCAGAACACCACATATATTCTGGAACGCGCGCCGGCGCAGGAAAATAATCCTGAATACAAATTTTATGAAAATACACTGCGCCAGCAGTTAGGCTTACATGGATTCTCCGAAGCAGCGCTCGGTGCCAAGCCGAATCTGAAAATCGGCATGCAATATGCAAGCAGCTTAAGCGAAGTGCAAGTTATGCCGCTATGGCAACCGAGCATGTATGACCCGTACTGGCGCATGCATTTCAGCCATGTCTATTATTACGGCCCCTACGGCAGCTACGGACCCTACTTCGGTCTGCGCCAATTTGCGCCGCGTCCGCTTGAGCTCAGCGTCAACCCTTATTATCTGCACCAACTCGACATCACCATGAGTGAAGTCGACAGTGAGCGCAAACTGGCGAACATCAAAGTCAGCAGCGAACAAGTATCGCCGCACATCAGTGAGTACATGCCTTATCTGATCGAGAGTGCGCTGTACGGCTTTCCGCAAAAAAATGGCAGCACCGTGACACTGGAACTGCCCTTGCACAAAGCCGAACCGGCCGCGGCCAGCAGGTAA